The following are encoded in a window of Rissa tridactyla isolate bRisTri1 chromosome 3, bRisTri1.patW.cur.20221130, whole genome shotgun sequence genomic DNA:
- the MRPL14 gene encoding 39S ribosomal protein L14, mitochondrial isoform X2 translates to MHRAQGLKRLNPEYGLLLQKGWETLGPVTESEWHAAGQIPSCKSSWETEPGLCGAFVSPAGRALAAAEAWHLLVCVMGTQEVWVPACALLVILQKTPLEVCITGACQAIQKLTRVRVVDNSALGNTPYHRPPKCIHVYNKTGVGKVGDTILLAIKGEKKKALIVGHKMPGPTMTPRFDSNNVVLIEDNGNPVGTRIKTPIPYMLRRKGEFSKVLAIARNFV, encoded by the exons ATGCATCGGGCACAGGGCCTGAAACGCCTAAACCCTGAGTATGGGTTGCTGCTTCAAAAAGGCTGGGAAACGCTGGGCCCAGTGACTGAGTCTGAGTGGCATGCAGCAGGGCAGATACCGTCTTGTAAAAGCAGCTGGGAGACAGAGCCCGGGCTGTGTGGAGCCTTTGTGTCACCTGCAGGCAGGGCACTCGCTGCAGCTGAG GCATGGCATTTGCTCGTGTGTGTCATGGGGACTCAGGAAGTGTGGGTGCCAGCCTGTGCTTTGCTGGTTATTCTCCAGAAAACTCCTTTGGAGGTCTG TATCACTGGAGCATGCCAAGCGATACAGAAACTCACCCGCGTGCGAGTGGTGGACAACAGCGCCCTGGGGAACACGCCGTACCACCGGCCACCAAAATGTATCCACGTGTATAACAAGACCGGAGTTGGCAAAGTAGGAGATACAATCCTTCTGGCtatcaaaggagaaaagaagaaagctttgATTGTAGGGCACAAGATGCCTGGCCCCACCATGACGCCTAGATTTGATTCCAACAATGTGGTACTCATAGAAGACAATGGAAATCCAGTAGGGACTAGAATAAAAACACCAATACCCTATATGCTGCGACGGAAAGGAGAATTCTCCAAAGTATTGGCTATTGCCCGCAACTTTGTATGA
- the MRPL14 gene encoding 39S ribosomal protein L14, mitochondrial isoform X1 yields MGRGGALGLPGGAGRDAACGAGGLRAALPRPLPGCRRSAGAWAVPGALRRCGSGPQCRCEQCVSLMHRAQGLKRLNPEYGLLLQKGWETLGPVTESEWHAAGQIPSCKSSWETEPGLCGAFVSPAGRALAAAEAWHLLVCVMGTQEVWVPACALLVILQKTPLEVCITGACQAIQKLTRVRVVDNSALGNTPYHRPPKCIHVYNKTGVGKVGDTILLAIKGEKKKALIVGHKMPGPTMTPRFDSNNVVLIEDNGNPVGTRIKTPIPYMLRRKGEFSKVLAIARNFV; encoded by the exons ATGGGCCGCGGCGGGGCCTTAGGCCTgccgggcggggcgggacgggacgcgGCCTGTGGAGCCGGTGGCCTGCGAGCGGCCTTGCCCAGGCCGCTCCCAGGGTGCCGGCGTTCCGCTGGGGCTTGGGCGGTCCCCGGGGCGCTGCGTCGGTGTGGGAGCGGGCCACAGTGCCGGTGCGAGCAGTGT GTGTCGCTGATGCATCGGGCACAGGGCCTGAAACGCCTAAACCCTGAGTATGGGTTGCTGCTTCAAAAAGGCTGGGAAACGCTGGGCCCAGTGACTGAGTCTGAGTGGCATGCAGCAGGGCAGATACCGTCTTGTAAAAGCAGCTGGGAGACAGAGCCCGGGCTGTGTGGAGCCTTTGTGTCACCTGCAGGCAGGGCACTCGCTGCAGCTGAG GCATGGCATTTGCTCGTGTGTGTCATGGGGACTCAGGAAGTGTGGGTGCCAGCCTGTGCTTTGCTGGTTATTCTCCAGAAAACTCCTTTGGAGGTCTG TATCACTGGAGCATGCCAAGCGATACAGAAACTCACCCGCGTGCGAGTGGTGGACAACAGCGCCCTGGGGAACACGCCGTACCACCGGCCACCAAAATGTATCCACGTGTATAACAAGACCGGAGTTGGCAAAGTAGGAGATACAATCCTTCTGGCtatcaaaggagaaaagaagaaagctttgATTGTAGGGCACAAGATGCCTGGCCCCACCATGACGCCTAGATTTGATTCCAACAATGTGGTACTCATAGAAGACAATGGAAATCCAGTAGGGACTAGAATAAAAACACCAATACCCTATATGCTGCGACGGAAAGGAGAATTCTCCAAAGTATTGGCTATTGCCCGCAACTTTGTATGA
- the MRPL14 gene encoding 39S ribosomal protein L14, mitochondrial isoform X3, which yields MQQGRYRLVKAAGRQSPGCVEPLCHLQAGHSLQLRHGICSCVSWGLRKCGCQPVLCWLFSRKLLWRSDWVTRIQMALLNTQLGLSLSHLSSTVIQRHFSITGACQAIQKLTRVRVVDNSALGNTPYHRPPKCIHVYNKTGVGKVGDTILLAIKGEKKKALIVGHKMPGPTMTPRFDSNNVVLIEDNGNPVGTRIKTPIPYMLRRKGEFSKVLAIARNFV from the exons ATGCAGCAGGGCAGATACCGTCTTGTAAAAGCAGCTGGGAGACAGAGCCCGGGCTGTGTGGAGCCTTTGTGTCACCTGCAGGCAGGGCACTCGCTGCAGCTGAG GCATGGCATTTGCTCGTGTGTGTCATGGGGACTCAGGAAGTGTGGGTGCCAGCCTGTGCTTTGCTGGTTATTCTCCAGAAAACTCCTTTGGAGGTCTG ATTGGGTTACCAGAATCCAAATGGCTCTATTGAATACGCAGTTGGGTTTATCCTTAAGCCATCTAAGCAGCACAGTGATACAGCGACACTTCAG TATCACTGGAGCATGCCAAGCGATACAGAAACTCACCCGCGTGCGAGTGGTGGACAACAGCGCCCTGGGGAACACGCCGTACCACCGGCCACCAAAATGTATCCACGTGTATAACAAGACCGGAGTTGGCAAAGTAGGAGATACAATCCTTCTGGCtatcaaaggagaaaagaagaaagctttgATTGTAGGGCACAAGATGCCTGGCCCCACCATGACGCCTAGATTTGATTCCAACAATGTGGTACTCATAGAAGACAATGGAAATCCAGTAGGGACTAGAATAAAAACACCAATACCCTATATGCTGCGACGGAAAGGAGAATTCTCCAAAGTATTGGCTATTGCCCGCAACTTTGTATGA
- the MRPL14 gene encoding 39S ribosomal protein L14, mitochondrial isoform X6, translating to MRGGLRAEGPSSPRSITGACQAIQKLTRVRVVDNSALGNTPYHRPPKCIHVYNKTGVGKVGDTILLAIKGEKKKALIVGHKMPGPTMTPRFDSNNVVLIEDNGNPVGTRIKTPIPYMLRRKGEFSKVLAIARNFV from the exons ATGCGCGGGGGCCTGCGGGCGGAGGGCCCGAGTTCCCCTCGGAG TATCACTGGAGCATGCCAAGCGATACAGAAACTCACCCGCGTGCGAGTGGTGGACAACAGCGCCCTGGGGAACACGCCGTACCACCGGCCACCAAAATGTATCCACGTGTATAACAAGACCGGAGTTGGCAAAGTAGGAGATACAATCCTTCTGGCtatcaaaggagaaaagaagaaagctttgATTGTAGGGCACAAGATGCCTGGCCCCACCATGACGCCTAGATTTGATTCCAACAATGTGGTACTCATAGAAGACAATGGAAATCCAGTAGGGACTAGAATAAAAACACCAATACCCTATATGCTGCGACGGAAAGGAGAATTCTCCAAAGTATTGGCTATTGCCCGCAACTTTGTATGA
- the MRPL14 gene encoding 39S ribosomal protein L14, mitochondrial isoform X5, whose amino-acid sequence MGTQEVWVPACALLVILQKTPLEVCITGACQAIQKLTRVRVVDNSALGNTPYHRPPKCIHVYNKTGVGKVGDTILLAIKGEKKKALIVGHKMPGPTMTPRFDSNNVVLIEDNGNPVGTRIKTPIPYMLRRKGEFSKVLAIARNFV is encoded by the exons ATGGGGACTCAGGAAGTGTGGGTGCCAGCCTGTGCTTTGCTGGTTATTCTCCAGAAAACTCCTTTGGAGGTCTG TATCACTGGAGCATGCCAAGCGATACAGAAACTCACCCGCGTGCGAGTGGTGGACAACAGCGCCCTGGGGAACACGCCGTACCACCGGCCACCAAAATGTATCCACGTGTATAACAAGACCGGAGTTGGCAAAGTAGGAGATACAATCCTTCTGGCtatcaaaggagaaaagaagaaagctttgATTGTAGGGCACAAGATGCCTGGCCCCACCATGACGCCTAGATTTGATTCCAACAATGTGGTACTCATAGAAGACAATGGAAATCCAGTAGGGACTAGAATAAAAACACCAATACCCTATATGCTGCGACGGAAAGGAGAATTCTCCAAAGTATTGGCTATTGCCCGCAACTTTGTATGA
- the MRPL14 gene encoding 39S ribosomal protein L14, mitochondrial isoform X4, with protein sequence MGRGGALGLPGGAGRDAACGAGGLRAALPRPLPGCRRSAGAWAVPGALRRCGSGPQCRCEQCAWHLLVCVMGTQEVWVPACALLVILQKTPLEVCITGACQAIQKLTRVRVVDNSALGNTPYHRPPKCIHVYNKTGVGKVGDTILLAIKGEKKKALIVGHKMPGPTMTPRFDSNNVVLIEDNGNPVGTRIKTPIPYMLRRKGEFSKVLAIARNFV encoded by the exons ATGGGCCGCGGCGGGGCCTTAGGCCTgccgggcggggcgggacgggacgcgGCCTGTGGAGCCGGTGGCCTGCGAGCGGCCTTGCCCAGGCCGCTCCCAGGGTGCCGGCGTTCCGCTGGGGCTTGGGCGGTCCCCGGGGCGCTGCGTCGGTGTGGGAGCGGGCCACAGTGCCGGTGCGAGCAGTGT GCATGGCATTTGCTCGTGTGTGTCATGGGGACTCAGGAAGTGTGGGTGCCAGCCTGTGCTTTGCTGGTTATTCTCCAGAAAACTCCTTTGGAGGTCTG TATCACTGGAGCATGCCAAGCGATACAGAAACTCACCCGCGTGCGAGTGGTGGACAACAGCGCCCTGGGGAACACGCCGTACCACCGGCCACCAAAATGTATCCACGTGTATAACAAGACCGGAGTTGGCAAAGTAGGAGATACAATCCTTCTGGCtatcaaaggagaaaagaagaaagctttgATTGTAGGGCACAAGATGCCTGGCCCCACCATGACGCCTAGATTTGATTCCAACAATGTGGTACTCATAGAAGACAATGGAAATCCAGTAGGGACTAGAATAAAAACACCAATACCCTATATGCTGCGACGGAAAGGAGAATTCTCCAAAGTATTGGCTATTGCCCGCAACTTTGTATGA